One window of Myripristis murdjan chromosome 8, fMyrMur1.1, whole genome shotgun sequence genomic DNA carries:
- the LOC115364101 gene encoding E3 ubiquitin-protein ligase RBBP6-like isoform X2: MAHVHYKFSSKLKSDTVVFDGLYITLKELKRQIMGREKLRAGDCDLQITNSQTKEEYTDDDALIAKNSSVIIRRIPVGGVRASNSKTNIIERSDHQLHHHYAFGASKAMDEQSASRAVALLSKTANLADADASEEDKIRAMMSQSNHGYDPAHYIKKHGPPPPANYTCYRCGKNGHHIRNCPTNGDKNYEAIPRIKKSTGIPRSFMVEVDDPSMKGAMLTSSGRYAIPTIDAEAYALGKKERPPFVPQQQPESEDEEEQAPDELLCLICKDLLNDAVVIPCCGNSYCDDCIRTALLESEEHVCPTCSQSDVSPDALIANKFLRQAVNNYKNEQGYTRNPKKVASATHSQTPTPTPSPAPTPPLPVTQPRPQRPYQPPRSQQDPLLARPPASDTPPLAQPAVTPPTATGPASTYSTPCASPQPPQNQMETPSKEAGGETPVEAVAAAAPSVLVSTTEPAAAPSPLMPTVYHVPLAGQAQSNPPQTSSGPAAGHTGPSPDWESSSSPSGHGWTRSDTQQSPPSSSSSSSAAPAPPAPPAPPIYPSLSLFSSHFPPYPTGQQPLAPYLPTYPLAPLWPPPVLPGAPIPPLCSSSLSSSTSSSSSSIPALIPKEMYRHQRRVKESPPSRVLGRARQKSKLDEMTNDFAKELLEYRKFQRERRRSYSRSPYRGSSHSRSSSGSYSKSYSRSRSSRSYSRSLSRSRSRSHSRGRSRSRSRPRSPYSCHKDPPTRLHSRSSRSSGYRRSRSHTPSSSSSHRGGYRSRSRTPTERRKTHHDGKRSTRSDHKHQRRGDQRSSSGRSHRSVEGKSDGHTSQGGNQTSAMPTDRERYRQWEREYREWYERYFSSYANQFHSLPPLLPTPPPPHKEERRTNSSHSSHSNSRYRPHHRGDRRESRSPPSQSSNDSPSPCEDTTRPMTYQQRCTEKYGRMSLNLRTARKQPGWPRRSEGHEQPVTRDSGDPGAPKHGKQTRVWKEERGGRGGEKSSSLSVSTDNSHKKVRSNTAEPNTSSDSTPLHDEPVAGDELDSVPPSHGPDKSSGKDDEGKMEREGGREDGCRDPGSKQGREIEVKVKPFRDADREMDRYSEGSKVPESRSDKNRKKKEEERDRKEKGGNLSDEMHHSKSVKMEFTENDKAGKSTSPKPLDEEKQQKEKRKAWGRVQPLSKEMWEAGMTLKPQKKISININLDGRRKEQTHNVEFGELERTVMKEKEKNKADEREEASESRGEKDVRANEGRESSREEEAVFEEKTNVDEGEGGEMRVRASVREDEGQTWEKNLGEEEVFEDEKEDREQDDFDLWQSALGGAKEEEEEMKKQKGETEEEREKRRTGEEGVTKEERKRTRRGEEEDGVKDSRGQKTRELVAKAHKEMEGEERRGKEDRKEEAEESKPKEELMEGAKRRRMCEEEEEMARSQPQRSKSRSRHRLPDRPNTTVEFASTSYVGSWGGVSSEERQDRRMVVKTLEEYTQHRATTAEDEMVFIQVPLSKWERDESDEEEQEEGEIKVQAGTPPVPVPPPSVSMTTEIPTNSEREQEREGKRHRETEREKEKERDRSREMEREKNATLSQPNRNVASSSGKDRYDRTSPADREREKERQQRREKERVRDREQERERERARRREREREEERQGDRARGKGREREERSRASLPHSSSSTGSSSSCPSERERRDSGDKRARNQERRERERRSDAGSERSSYSSSSRSSSRPSSSSCRSDDSKLSSGSRGSSLTAAAAEFELPDQNANKTHTDKLADLKQKDRREHHDPRQRHRHSDRPADTHHPLHSSPPSPSSSLGQERDPLPHKSPREPQDVSELSKPRASSPRWDSLWPGLPSLVPQPAQKEVARRGAAERDTPMVKVLSFSQDIQQDPWATSGVNSTQHPGRPTEPPSPDRDRARSSETKREGEREKREGNGVRGREGRGGNPERQQDKAVFMPDYSESEEEEGKRSRDVVNEMIKEREGEGDDRRVKAERDGNSQWGEEAEKWPRIREMEEGERPSSPSSSITSSTSQEDARRDGKKREKKEKKHKKHKKHKKEKRQGILELEEGELKKHKHKKKKSKKSKEEEESSRGDDDRCKEEGEEAKDDQICGGIL; the protein is encoded by the exons ATGGACGAGCAGAGTGCTTCCAGAGCTGTGGCCCTTCTTTCTAag actgCTAATCTGGCTGATGCAGATGCGTCGGAAGAAGATAAGATCAGAGCCATGATGTCTCAGTCCAATCATGGCTACGACCCCGCACA TTACATAAAGAAGCatggtcctcctcctcctgcaaaTTATACCTGCTATCGCTGTGGGAAGAACGGACACCACATCAGGAACTGTCCCACCAATGGG GATAAAAACTATGAGGCCATTCCAAGGATAAAGAAGAGCACAGGCATCCCTCGCTCTTTCATGGTAGAAGTGGATGATCCCAGCATGAAAGGAGCCATGCTCACCAGCTCGGGGCGATATGCCATTCCTACTATTGATGC CGAGGCCTACGCTCTGGGGAAGAAGGAAAGGCCACCGTTTGTcccccagcagcagcctgagtcagaggatgaagaggagcaaGCACCTGATGAGCTCCTGTGTCTGATCTGTAAAGACCTGCTGAACGACGCTGTGGTCATCCCCTGCTGCGGAAACAGCTACTGCGACGACT GTATTCGCACCGCCTTGCTGGAGTCTGAGGAGCATGTCTGCCCCACCTGTAGCCAATCAGATGTGTCCCCTGATGCCCTGATAGCCAATAAGTTCCTCCGACag gCTGTAAACAACTATAAGAATGAGCAAGGCTACACTAGAAACCCGAAGAAAGTGGCCAGCGCCACCCACTCCCAAACTCCAACTCCGACACCGAGTCCTGCCCCAACCCCGCCCCTGCCGGTCACACAGCCCCGCCCCCAGCGGCCCTACCAGCCGCCCCGCAGCCAGCAG GACCCTCTGCTGGCCCGCCCACCAGCCTCAGACACCCCGCCACTGGCTCAGCCAGCTGTGACCCCTCCTACAGCAACAGGCCCAGCCTCTACTTACAGCACACCTTGTGCCTCCCCTCAGCCCCCACAGAACCAGATGGAGACACCCAGCAa GGAGGCTGGGGGGGAGACGCCTGTTGAagcagtggctgctgctgccccctctGTACTGGTCTCAACCACAGAGCCCGCTGCTGCTCCATCACCACTCATGCCAAca gtttACCATGTTCCACTGGCAGGCCAGGCCCAGTCAAACCCACCGCAAACCTCCtcag GTCCAGCAGCAGGACACACTGGGCCATCACCAGACTGGGAGAG ctcctcctccccctcaggcCATGGCTGGACTCGCTCCGACACTCAGCAGTccccaccctcctcttcctcctcttcttcagctgctcctgctccccctgcacctcctgctcctcctatCTACCCCTCTCtatccctcttctcctcccattTCCCCCCCTACCCAACAGGACAGCAGCCTCTGGCCCCTTACCTCCCCACTTATCCCCTCGCTCCCCTCTggcctcctcctgtcctcccagGAGCCCCTATCCcacccctctgctcctcttccctctcctcctccacctcctcttcctcttcttccataCCTGCCCTCATCCCCAAAGAGATGTACAGACATCAGAGGAGGGTGAAGGAAAG TCCTCCAAGTCGCGTGTTGGGGAGAGCCAGGCAGAAGTCCAAGCTGGATGAGATGACCAATGATTTCGCCAAAGAGCTGCTGGAATACAGAAAAttccagagagagaggcggCGATCCTATTCCAG ATCACCATACAGAGGTTCCTCCCACAGCCGGTCCTCCTCTGGTTCTTACTCAAAGTCTTACTCTCGCTCCCGCTCCTCTCGCTCTTACTCTCGCTCCCTTAGCCGGTCCAGATCCAGATCCCACTCCCGAGGCAGATCCAGGTCTAGATCCAG gCCTCGCTCACCTTACTCCTGTCACAAAGACCCGCCCACCCGCCTGCATTCCCGCAGCTCCCGTAGCTCTGGTTACCGCCGCTCCCGCTCCCACACGCCTTCCTCGTCATCCTCCCACCGAGGAGGCTACCGGTCCAGGTCCCGGACCCCAACAGAACGTCGGAAGACCCATCATGATGGTAAGCGGTCTACGCGAAGCGACCACAAGCACCAGCGACGAGGAGACCAGAGATCCTCGTCTGGTCGCTCCCACAGGAGCGTGGAAGGGAAGTCGGATGGCCACACATCTCAGGGTGGGAATCAAACTAGCGCCATGCCGACAGACAGAGAGCGCTACCGGCAGTGGGAGAGGGAGTACAGAGAGTGGTACGAGAGATATTTTAGCAGCTATGCCAACCAGTTCCACAGTCTCCCACCTCTGCTCCccacgcctcctcctcctcacaaggaggagagaaggaccAACAGTTCCCATTCCTCTCATTCAAACTCCCGCTACCGACCCCACCACAGAGGGGACAGGAGAGAAAGTcgctcccctccctcccagtCGTCCAATGACAGCCCCTCCCCGTGCGAGGACACCACTCGGCCCATGACCTATCAGCAGAGGTGCACTGAGAAGTACGGCCGCATGTCACTCAACCTCCGAACAGCCAGGAAGCAGCCAGGATGGCCAAGAAGAAGTGAGGGTCACGAGCAGCCAGTCACAAGAGACTCAGGGGACCCTGGTGCTCCAAAACATGGAAAGCAGACGAGGGTGTggaaagaagagaggggaggacgaggaggagagaAGTCATCATCTCTCAGTGTCTCAACAGACAACAGCCACAAAAAGGTGAGGAGCAACACAGCTGAACCAAACACCTCCAGTGACAGCACGCCGTTACATGATGAACCAGTTGCTGGCGATGAGTTAGACTCAGTCCCACCTTCTCATGGGCCAGATAAGTCTTCAGGTAAAGACGATGAAGGAAAAATGGAAcgggaaggaggaagagaggatggATGTAGAGATCCAGGCTCCAAGCAGGGCAGGGAAATAGAGGTCAAAGTTAAGCCTTTCAGAGACGCAGATCGAGAAATGGACAGATACTCAGAAGGCAGCAAGGTGCCTGAGTCAAGATcagacaagaacagaaaaaagaaagaagaggagagggacagaaaagagaaaggggggaaTCTTTCTGATGAGATGCATCATAGTAAGTCGGTGAAAATGGAATTCACTGAGAACGACAAAGCCGGCAAGAGTACATCCCCAAAACCTCTTGATGAAGAGAAGCaacagaaggagaagaggaaagcaTGGGGGAGAGTTCAGCCTCTGAGCAAAGAGATGTGGGAGGCAGGGATGACTCtgaaaccacagaagaagatcAGCATCAACATCAATCTGGATGGGAGAAGGAAAGAGCAGACTCATAATGTGGAGTTTGGGGAGTTGGAGAGGACAGTgatgaaggagaaggagaagaacaaGGCTGACGAGCGAGAGGAAGCGagtgagagcagaggagaaaaagacgTTAGAGCAAATGAAGGACGGGAATCcagcagagaagaggaagctgtgtttgaagaaaaaacaaacgtggatgagggagagggaggagagatgagagtgAGAGCCAGTGTTAGAGAGGATGAAGGACAGACGTGGGAGAAAAATCTGGGAGAGGAAGAAGTATTTGAAGATGAGAAAGAGGACAGGGAACAGGACGATTTCGACTTATGGCAAAGTGCCTTAGGAGGagcaaaggaggaggaggaggagatgaaaaagcaaaagggggagacagaggaggagcgaGAAAAGAGGAGGACCGGTGAAGAAGGGGTgacaaaagaggagaggaagaggacgaggagaggagaggaggaggacggcgTGAAGGACAGCAGAGGACAAAAGACAAGAGAGTTAGTCGCCAAAGCCCAcaaggagatggagggagaagagaggagaggcaaggaagacagaaaagaggaagCGGAAGAATCCAAGCCAAAAGAAGAGCTGATGGAGGGAgctaagaggaggaggatgtgtgaagaggaagaggagatggcGAGGTCCCAACCACAGAGGAGCAAAAGCAGAAGTCGCCACAGGCTCCCTGACAGACCAAACACCACAGTGGAGTTTGCCAG CACCTCCTACGTCGGCAGCTGGGGAGGTGTGAGCAGTGAGGAGCGACAGGACCGGAGGATGGTGGTGAAAACTCTGGAGGAATACACTCAGCACAGAGCCACTACTGCAGAGGATGAGATGGTATTCATACAG gtTCCACTTTCCAAATGGGAGAGGGACGAGTCTGATgaagaagagcaagaggaaggagagatcAAAGTTCAAGCTGGCACTCCTCCTGTGCCAGTGCCTCCCCCGTCCGTCTCCATGACAACTGAGATACCGACCAATagcgagagagagcaagagagggagggcaagagacacagggagacagagagagagaaggagaaggagagagacagaagccgagagatggagagagagaaaaatgccaCTCTGTCCCAGCCAAACAGAAATGTGGCTTCCTCTAGTGGCAAAGATCGGTATGACAGAACGTCGCCCGCTGATCGAGAGCGGGAGAAGGAGcgacagcagaggagggagaaggagagggtgagagacagagagcaagagagggagcgggagagagcgaggagaagggagagggagagggaggaggagcggCAGGGCGACAGAGcgagaggaaaggggagggaaagagaggagcgCAGCAGggcctccctccctcactcctcctcttccacaggctcctcttcctcctgtccctccGAGCGAGAGAGGAGGGACAGCGGCGACAAGAGGGCCCGCaatcaggagaggagagagagggagcgaagGAGCGATGCGGGAAGCGAGAGGAGCTCGTACTCCTCTTCGTCCCGCTCTTCCTCCCGTCCCAGCTCTTCTTCGTGCCGCTCCGATGACTCAAAGCTGTCGAGCGGCAGCAGGGGAAGCAGCTTGACCGCCGCCGCAGCCGAATTTGAGCTGCCCGATCAAAacgcaaacaaaacacacacagacaagcttGCGGACTTGAAGCAGAAAGATCGGAGAGAGCACCACGATCCCAGACAGCGCCACAGACACTCAGACAGACCGGCGGACACCCACCACCCACTCCACTCCTCCCCACCTTCACCCTCCAGCAGCCTGGGTCAGGAGAGAGACCCACTCCCTCACAAATCACCCAGAGAGCCCCAGGATGTGTCAGAGCTCAGCAAGCCCAGAGCAAGCAGCCCCCGCTGGGATTCACTGTGGCCTGGGCTCCCCTCTCTGGTTCCACAGCCGGCACAGAAGGAGGTGGCAAGAAGAGGGGCAGCTGAAAGAGACACACCCATGGTGAAGGTGTTGTCCTTCAGCCAGGACATCCAGCAGGACCCCTGGGCAACCAGTGGTGTTAACAGTACACAGCACCCAGGAAGGCCCACTGAGCCACCCAgtcctgacagagacagagccaggagctcagagacaaagagagaaggggaaagagagaagagagaggggaatggcgtcagagggagggaagggaggggaggcaaTCCTGAGAGACAGCAAGACAAGGCGGTCTTCATGCCTGACTACagtgagagtgaggaagaggagggaaagaggagcaGGGACGTGGTGAATGAGATGAtcaaagaaagagaaggggagggagatGATCGAAGGGTGAAGGCCGAGAGAGACGGGAACAGTCAGTGGGGGGAAGAAGCTGAGAAATGGCCCAGaatcagagagatggaggagggagagaggccaAGCAGCCCCAGTAGCAGCATCACTTCATCCACAAGCCAGGAGGACGCCAGGAGAGAcgggaagaagagagaaaagaaagagaagaaacacaAGAAGCACAAGAAgcataaaaaggaaaagaggcagGGCAttctggagctggaggagggcgAGCTGaagaagcacaaacacaagaagaagaaatcgaagaaaagcaaagaggaagaggagagcagcagaggggaCGACGACAGGTGTAaagaggagggtgaggaggcCAAAGACGACCAAatctgtggaggaattttgtgA